The Lathyrus oleraceus cultivar Zhongwan6 chromosome 5, CAAS_Psat_ZW6_1.0, whole genome shotgun sequence genome includes the window CACTATTCTAGGCCCCGAACCAGGATCgcgatggacgctcgtgttcgacgGTGCTTCCAATGCTCATGGCTATGGAATAGGCGCAGTCATTACTTCTCCAACTAGCTTCCACCTTCCATTTGCCGCTAGATTATGCTTTGACTGCACCATTAATATGGAAGAATATGAGGTATGTATCTATGGCATTGAGGCATCCATCGACTTAAGGATTAAAATTCTTCAggtatatggagattcagctctggtaatcagtCAGGTAAAAGGTGATCGAGAGACTCGGGATAGCAAGTTGATTCCTTATaaagagcatatcagaaagtCAATGCCCTACTTTCAGGAAATCTCTTTTCATCATATTCCTAGGGAAGAGAATCAGTTAGAAGACGCTCTAGCCACGTTGGCATCCATGTTTAAAGTCaagtggaagaatgaagcaccaaCTATCCATATTGACCACCTGGATGAACCAACACATTGTCTAGCAATAGAGGCAGATCCTGATGATAAGCCATGGTTCTATGACATTAAGACATTTCTAGAGAAACAACAATATCACGAGGTTATATCTATTACTGACAAGAAATCTTTGAGAAGACTTTCCTCCATGTTTTTCTTAAACGGCGATGTGTTATAGAAGAGGAATTATGTTTTCGTGTTACTCggatgcatggatagacacgaagctagCACGATCATAAAGTCCATACATAAAGGCTGCAATGGTGTTCATGCAAATGGTATTGCTATGTTATAACTTTGTTAAaagatgccacaagtgtcaaatatatggTGGAAAGATCTTTGTGCCACCAACTCAGTTGAACGTTCTGACgtctccatggcccttctctatgtggcgtat containing:
- the LOC127081097 gene encoding uncharacterized protein LOC127081097, with amino-acid sequence MDSIKYIFEKHAFTGRISQSQMLLTEYDIQYVTKKAIKESILYDYLAHLPVEGYQPLRFNFQDEDIMFIKYLTILGPEPGSRWTLVFDGASNAHGYGIGAVITSPTSFHLPFAARLCFDCTINMEEYEVCIYGIEASIDLRIKILQVYGDSALVISQVKGDRETRDSKLIPYKEHIRKSMPYFQEISFHHIPREENQLEDALATLASMFKVKWKNEAPTIHIDHLDEPTHCLAIEADPDDKPWFYDIKTFLEKQQYHEVISITDKKSLRRLSSMFFLNGDVL